The Corvus hawaiiensis isolate bCorHaw1 chromosome 2, bCorHaw1.pri.cur, whole genome shotgun sequence genome includes a window with the following:
- the LOC125321454 gene encoding cell surface glycoprotein CD200 receptor 1-B-like, which produces MAQKWTVLAALLFLPIDLVEAHNRVSVEAGHEAVLSCPNISKVSLLLVTWKKNCSSCCLLSYRSDRNETRKLNCSERITWKYSSVSDPALRIYPVNLGDEGNYTCDTANSEGNFHFFFSLTVIVPPTVTLTHDKSRVAVCQASAGKPAANISWIPASNHSSEEEFHHPNGTVTRVSYFNWANSSFPSVTCLVTHPAMNQTLLMDLTRTSHILPYILIGAAAGVAAVTGVTSCLIFRCRARWLRKRAHGPEEHFTIKTSEFTPSRVRREADKPHDFPERIYENYNTRRLYVCLQQHRHN; this is translated from the exons ATGGCTCAGAAATGGACAGTTCTGGCTGCGCTCCTTTTCTTGCCAATCGACCTGGTTGAAG CTCACAACAGGGTGAGTGTAGAGGCTGGCCATGAAGCTGTGCTCAGTTGCCCCAATATCTCCAAGGTGTCTTTGCTGCTGGTGACATGGAAGAAGAATTGCAGCAGTTGCTGCTTGTTGTCCTATAGAAGTGATCGCAATGAGACAAGAAAGCTGAACTGCAGTGAGAGGATCACGTGGAAATATTCATCTGTCAGTGACCCTGCGCTTCGTATTTACCCTGTGAACCTTGGGGATGAGGGAAATTACACCTGTGACACTGCCAACAGTGAAgggaattttcattttttcttttctctgactGTGATAG TGCCTCCTACGGTGACCCTGACCCACGACAAGAGCAGGGTGGCTGTCTGTCAAGCATCTGCAGGAAAGCCAGCTGCTAACAtctcctggatccctgcaagcAACCACAGCTCTGAGGAAGAATTCCATCACCCCAATGGAACAGTGACCAGAGTGAGCTACTTCAACTGGGCCAACAGCTCATTTCCCTCTGTCACCTGCCTGGTCACCCACCCAGCCATGAACCAGACTCTGCTCATGGACCTGACAC GCACTTCCCACATTCTTCCATACATCCTGAtaggagcagctgcaggtgtCGCTGCTGTCACTGGTGTGACTTCATGCTTGATTTTCAGGTGCAGAG CTCGCTGGTTACGTAAAAGGGCGCATGGCCCAGAAGAACACTTTACA ATTAAAACCTCTGAGTTCACGCCCTCACGTGTGAGAAGAGAAGCAGACAAGCCTCATGACTTTCCAGAGAGAATCTATGAGAATTACAACACAAGACGTCTTTATGTATGCTTACAACAGCATAGGCACAACTAG